In Ruminococcaceae bacterium KH2T8, the sequence GACCTCGGGATCATCGAGGAGCTTCTCGAGAGCAGGAGTAGGAGTCGAAGGATTAGCAGCGATCTTAGCTCTTACCTCAACGTTCTCATCTGTAGCAAGAGCCGCAAGTGTATCGGGAGATGTATGAGGATTTGCAGCTACACCGGATCTTACGATGGCAGATTCATCAGATACGAGACCTGCAAGGATCTCAGCAGGGATATTGGAGTTGCTTGCTGCTTTGCATCTGACCTCAGGGCTTCTGTCCTTGGCAAGCTCGGTAAGGATCGCGGTGTCCTTAGTATGCTCTGCGATAACAGTCTTACCCCTCTTAGGGATATACTTAAGCTCGTCAAATTTGATCTCTGCAACTTTCTCGGGTAACATAGGAAATCCTCCTTAATTGTTTCAATGACTAAATTATAGCATCAGAGATCAAAAATGCGTGATTTTTGAGATATCTTAACACTCTGTTAACAACTTAAGGAAAGAGCCCTCGATAAATTAAAAGTATTTAGCGAAAAAGTACTTATCGAGCTTCGGGTCAGTCTTATTCTTACGTACAAACTCGAGCTCGTATCCGCACTTCTTATAAAACTCCGGAGCCTGAAATGCGTAAGTGGTGAGATTTATGTTATCGAACCCTTTATCTTTAAAGTGATCCTCTATCGCCTTGAGCATCGCACTGCCTAATCTGTGACGACGATACTTCTCTGCGATGATCAGGTCGTGAACACGGATTTCCTTATACAGCGTATTACACGTTACGACACCCGCGAGCTCATCGCCTTCGCGTGCAACGAAAGCGAACTCACGGTAATTACACTCGGTGTCGTGTTCATCGGCGTATTTGTTAAATCCGTCACCTATAAGGTCATAGATCTCATCATTCAGCTCTTCGGTATATTCAATATTCATGATCGTATCTTCATCCCCTTGTAAATACAGGCATATGAAGGTAGTCTCTGTTCTCCTTAAAGAATCTTCCCTGCTCCAATGTTATGGTCTCATTCGAGTAGACATCGGTCCATGTACCTGCAGGAAGATAGTATTCTACATCACCTGATTCGTCAAATACGGGAGCGACAAGGATATCCGAACCGAGCATATACTGCCTGTCAAGGAAAGCACATGCGGGATCGCCCTCAAATTCGAGCACCATGGGACGCATAACGGGAATGCCGTTCTCATGAGCTTCAGCTGAAGCCTTTAAGATATTCGGAAGGAATCTCTTCTTGAGCTCCGTATAGAATCTTACGACATCTACGGCCTCATCATCGTAATTCCACGGAACTCTGTAAGAAGTAGAACCGTGAAGACGGCTGTGGGAAGACATGAGTCCGAATGCAGCCCATCTCTTATAAACATCGGCAGTAGACTTGTCCTCGAATCCTCCGATATCGTGGCTCCAGTAAGAAAAGCCCGAGAGCATCAAGGACAATCCGCCTCTTATCGTCTGCTCCATAGAAACGTAATCAGACTTACAGTCACCGCCCCAGTGTACGGGGAACTTCTGAGAACCTGCCGTTGCGGATCTTGCAAAGAGGATAGCTTCACCTTCGCCCTTCTTCTCCTTAAGAAGATCGAATACAGCCTTGTTGTAAAGATATGTATAGAAGTTATGCATCCTCTCGGGATCCTGACCGCCGAAGTATGTAACACCCTCCGAAGGGATCCTCTCACCGAAATCGGTCTTGAAGCAATCTACACCCATCTCCAGAAGAGTATTGAGCTTATCCTGATACCACTTTGTCGCAGCAGGGTTCGTGAAATCGACGATTCCCATTCCGGGCTGCCACATATCGGTCTGCCAGATGCTGCCGTCGGTCTTCTTTATGAGATATCCGCCCTCAGCGGCTTCATCAAAGATCTCGGACTCCTGAGCGATATAGGAGTTGATCCAAACACAGACCTTTAATCCTCTGTCGTGGATCTTCTTAATAAGTCCCTTGGGATCCGGGAACATATCCTTGTCCCAGATAAAGTTACACCAGTGCGAATCCTGCATCCAAAGGCAGTCAAAGTGGAA encodes:
- a CDS encoding Leucine rich repeat variant, which codes for MLPEKVAEIKFDELKYIPKRGKTVIAEHTKDTAILTELAKDRSPEVRCKAASNSNIPAEILAGLVSDESAIVRSGVAANPHTSPDTLAALATDENVEVRAKIAANPSTPTPALEKLLDDPEVLVRESLARNKGISDIVLAELAGDDVDSVREAVASNSNLNVITLAELAEDDRMGVRVHVVTNPKVTPEILSSLSDDFKVQVRKEVASHALTPLETLKKLADDNDEVVSTAARTNDTYITSPKW
- a CDS encoding Acetyltransferase (GNAT) family protein, translated to MNIEYTEELNDEIYDLIGDGFNKYADEHDTECNYREFAFVAREGDELAGVVTCNTLYKEIRVHDLIIAEKYRRHRLGSAMLKAIEDHFKDKGFDNINLTTYAFQAPEFYKKCGYELEFVRKNKTDPKLDKYFFAKYF
- a CDS encoding alpha-D-xyloside xylohydrolase; the protein is MKFTDGAWMTADGFNMHKAAEVRFVKTEEDKLILTIPTYKIFNKGMTLGGVFLTAEITSPVPNAFKIRTYHHKGDRSLAPSYFEREDKALGLKISEEGNLITVVSGESELVIDKENFSMKLIRDGRLITASEGGSLAYIEGEGKNYMREQLSLKVGEHVYGLGERFGAFIKNGQSVDIVNKDGGTFSEQSYKNIPFYVTDNDLGVFVDHTETVSFEVASENVSKVQFSVEGECLEYYLFAGSSIKDVLSGYTAVTGRVPLLPEWSYGLWLSTSFLTNYDEETVLSFVDGMLERGIDLKVFHFDCLWMQDSHWCNFIWDKDMFPDPKGLIKKIHDRGLKVCVWINSYIAQESEIFDEAAEGGYLIKKTDGSIWQTDMWQPGMGIVDFTNPAATKWYQDKLNTLLEMGVDCFKTDFGERIPSEGVTYFGGQDPERMHNFYTYLYNKAVFDLLKEKKGEGEAILFARSATAGSQKFPVHWGGDCKSDYVSMEQTIRGGLSLMLSGFSYWSHDIGGFEDKSTADVYKRWAAFGLMSSHSRLHGSTSYRVPWNYDDEAVDVVRFYTELKKRFLPNILKASAEAHENGIPVMRPMVLEFEGDPACAFLDRQYMLGSDILVAPVFDESGDVEYYLPAGTWTDVYSNETITLEQGRFFKENRDYLHMPVFTRG